In one Leishmania panamensis strain MHOM/PA/94/PSC-1 chromosome 14 sequence genomic region, the following are encoded:
- a CDS encoding fatty acid elongase, putative (TriTrypDB/GeneDB-style sysID: LpmP.14.0630): MANFIDYIVNFDGYPLQAYLLKNIDLVGYIASFYLVMVGKGDRILSWWNARKPLAPNAAAKQNGASKEMVAALKSCYTAASMYHLVVSIAGAAISCMLVPAMAQSLLANSFFEVMCLWDDTRIYKGYVAFALSAAVMVKVVEQLDTFFLILRDYIVASPAQKEKQVRRVQPSHWWFQGLIALYFWHTYSIGTSCFTMIATLTMVMSAARNFVYMQQDTAQAHGKSAAAVKLNSAIVALDMMEWIGCSALSVYASFMNYTDKRGCMTMQANVRMALVMYVTAVVLRLRELIKGAEGLAARESKKHQ, from the coding sequence ATGGCCAACTTCATCGACTACATCGTCAACTTCGATGGCTACCCGCTGCAGGCGTACCTGCTCAAGAACATTGATTTGGTCGGATACATTGCATCTTTCTACCTTGTCATGGTGGGCAAGGGCGACCGCATTCTGAGCTGGTGGAACGCGCGTAAGCCGCTGGCCCCCAATGCCGCGGCGAAGCAGAACGGCGCCAGCAAGGagatggtggcggcgctcaaGTCATGCTACACTGCTGCCTCCATGTACCACCTGGTCGTCAGCATCGCgggcgccgccatctcctgcATGCTGGTGCCCGCCATGGCGCAGTCCCTCCTGGCAAACTCCTTCTTTGAGGTTATGTGTCTTTGGGATGACACTCGCATCTACAAGGGCTACGTCGCCTTCGCCCTCAGTGCCGCGGTGATGGTGAAAGTAGTGGAGCAGCTCGATACGTTCTTCCTGATCCTGCGCGACTACATTGTCGCCTCTCCagcgcagaaagagaagcaggtgcgccgcgtgcaGCCCTCGCACTGGTGGTTCCAGGGGCTCATTGCTCTTTACTTCTGGCACACCTACAGCATTGGCACCAGCTGCTTCACGATGATCGCCACCCTTACGATGGTCATGTCTGCTGCCCGCAACTTCGTCTACATGCAGCAGGATACCGCGCAGGCCCATGGCAagtccgcagcagcagtcaagTTGAACAGCGCGATCGTGGCGCTGGACATGATGGAGTGGATCGGTTGTAGCGCACTCTCCGTCTACGCCAGCTTCATGAACTACACGGACAAGCGCGGATGCATGACGATGCAGGCGAATGTGCGCATGGCCCTCGTCATGTACGTGACGGCTGTcgtgctgcgcctccgcgaACTGATCAAGGGCGCGGAGGGCCTGGCTGCGCGCGAGTCCAAGAAGCACCAGTAG